The stretch of DNA CATCGTCGCCAGCCTGAAGGCCTATGGCACCGACACGTTGGGGCCGCCGCCCGGCTAAGACTCTAAGGGTCTCAGCCCCTTCACTTCGTTACGGGGTGCTTCGCAAGACCTTTAGGGTCTGGCGCAACTACTATATCTCTAATTTTCAGCGGCGGCCCAAATTGAGTCTAAAATGCCTGTCATCAACGCGAACTTGAAAGGATGACGGCCATGCCAACCCTGCCAAACTACAAACACTTCGACGGACGCCATTGGGAAACGGGGACGGTTCAAAACTACTTTGCCTATTCCGGCGTCAAAGCGCCGCACAGCGGCAAGCCCTACAGCGAAGCCATGCTGATGGGCGTCAGCGGCGGGGTGCTGGTGGGCTACTTCTCATTTGCCTACGAAGGCCACGACCCGCACGTTGCCATTCTCACCCGCAACACCTTCAACCCGCTCGACACCCTGCTCGTCCGTCTCGGCGTTATTCAACACTTGCAACAAACGCCGGACGCCAAAAAGGGTCTGCAAAATTTGCTGGACGCCCTCGACTCCGGCTCGCCCGCCATCGTCTGGGCCGACGCCTTCAGCCTGCCCTACAACGGACTCGAATCGCGCCAGGACTGGTGGGCGATGTTCCCGATCCTGGTTTATGGATTCGACGATGAGGCCGACACTGTTTACATTGCCGACCGCTCGTCCCAACCCTTCATCATTACTCCTGCCGAACTGGCCGCCGCGCGCGGGCGGGTGAAGAAAGACAAATATCGCCTGCTCACCCTTGAGCCGCCCGACTCCGGCAAATTACCCGTTGCCGTGCAACAAGGCATTTGGGATTGCCTCAAGCGTTACACCGAAGCGCCGGTGAAGAGCGCCCGAAAGAATTTTGGGCTGGCCGCCTTCCAGCGTTGGGCCGCCGTGTTGACCAACCCGAAGGACAAGCAGAGTTGGGCCAAAATTTTCCCGCCGGGTGTGAAGATGTACGCCGGGCTGATGTCGGCCTTCGATCGTTTTGGATTGGGCACGGCCGGCGCGCAACGCGACCGCGATTTGTACGCCAACTTTTTGGATGAGGCGGCCACGGTGTTGGAACGGCCCGCCCTGCAAGAGTCGGCCAAACTGTTTCGAGTCTGCGCCAAAGGCTGGGGCGAGTTGGGCGCGGCGCTTCTGTCAGACACTATGACGCCATTCAAAGAAACGCGCGAACTGCTGACGCGCCGGCGCAAACTCTTCGTCGAGAAAGGCGGCAAGGCGTTGGCTGAAACTCGGAAGGTCAACACGCGGCTGGAGGCCATCCGCGCCGAAATGGAGAAAGCCTTCCCGCTCACGACTGGCGAAGCCGCCGCCCTGCGCGAGCAGATTGCGGAGAGTGTGCTGAAGGTGGGCGAACAAGAGAAGGCCGCTTACGAGTCATTACAGGCGGCGATGGCCGATCAACAAGGGCGGAGGAGGAAATAGTGGGCCATCATACAACTGCCCTGAGGACACTCCCGAGGACACCCTTTTGCTAATATGAGGCCAAATAACAACTTCGTCATTCAAAAGGAGAAACCACCATGTCCACCCTATTCGTTCATCACAAAGTTGAAGACTATGCCAAGTGGCGGCCCGTGTTCGATGAAATGGGCGCGGCGCGCAATACCCACGGCGCCACCGGCTGGCGTGTGTTGCGCGACGCTGCCAACCCCAACGAGATCATCATCCTCACCGAGTTCCCGGACGCAGACAGCGCGCGCCGTTACGCGCAGGCTCCCGAACTGCGTGAGGCCATGCAGCGCGCGGGCGTGAGCGGCCGGCCCGAAGTGCTGTTCCTCGACGAGGCCTGAGGCCCTCACTCGTGCCGCCGTAGCCCGCAACGCCCCATGCTCCTATAATAGGGGCATGTCGGCGTTGCGGATTTTTCTTCTAGGCGAACCTCGATTTGAGCGCGATGGACATACAGTCGAGTTGACCTCGGCCAAAGCCATCGCCCTGCTCGCCTACCTCGCCCTTACTCGCGTCTCGCACGCCCGCGAGCATCTCCTCGCCCTGCTCTGGCCTGAAAGCCCCGGCGACGCCGCGCGCAAAAATCTCCGTAACACCTTGTGGTCCATCCGCAAAGTATTGGGGGAAGATGCTCTGCTCACGACTGATGACCGCCTCGCTCTCTCCCGATCCGCCTGGGTGGACGCGCACGAATTTGAGTCCATCCCCCAACCGTTAATCCCAAACCCCCAACCCCTAATTTCTCTCTATCATGGCCTCCTCCTCGATACCCTCTCCCTGGCCGATGCCCCCGACTTTGAAATCTGGCTGACGGCTGAACGCGAGCGATTTGGACAACTGTATCTGCGCTTGCTGGCGGCGGCGATAGAACAGAGTCGGGCAACCGGAAATTGGCCGGAGGCGTTGGAACTTGCCCACCGCGCGTTGGCGCACGACAACCTGCAAGAGCCGATGCACTGCGCGTTGATGGAAGCGCACGCGCGTTTGGGCCAACGGCCCGAAGCCCTGCGCCAGTACGACTCATTGCGCGCCATCCTCGAACGCGAGTTGGGCGTGGAGCCGCTGGCCGAAACGAAAGCACTGCGTGAGGCCATCGCGCGGGACGATTTGCCGTCCACCCCGCAGAGGCAAACCAAGCCGCGCTCTGCGCCCATCGAGCCAGCGCACCCGCCGTTCGTGGGCCGCGAAACTGAGAAAGTGGCGCTGGATGAAGAATTGGAAGCCGCCGCCTCCGGTCGGGCGCGCCTCGTCCTGCTCACGGGCGAGTTGGGGATTGGCAAATCGCGGCTGTGGCGCGAGTGGTCGCTCGGCCTCCCGCTCGATTGTGTTGTGCTGGAGATGCGCTGTCTCGAAGCGACTCAGACCCTGCCCTTCGCGCCGCTCACCGAGTTGTTCTCGCGCGGCGCCTACGCCCGCCGGCTGTTCACGCCGCCCTCGCCTGTGCCCGCCTTATGGCTGGCCGAGGTTGCGCGCCTGCTTCCTGACTTGCGCACTGCTTTGCCTGACTTGCCCGCGTCCGCCGCGCTCCCGCCGGACGAAGAGCGCCGCCGCATCTTCGAAGCCTTCACCCAATGCCTGCTCGCGCTTAAGGCCCGCCCGCTCGTGTTGTTCATGGACGATTTGCACTGGGCCGACCGCGCCACGCTGGACTGGCTGGGCTACCTCGCCCATCGCCTGCACAGCGAGGCTCTATTGCTCGTCGCCACCTATCGGCCAGAAGATGCGCCCCCCTCGCTCATGCAGTTCGCCGCCGACCGGGGCCGCGAGTTCATCGCCCGCCGCCTGCCATTGGCCCGCCTGACGCACGACGAGTCCGAGACGCTCATCACTGCCCTCGTCGCCGAACCGACTCAGGGGGAGGCATTCGTTCAGCGCGTACTGACTCAAAGCGCGGGCAATCCGTACTTTCTGATTGAGTTGTGCCGGGCCGCCACCGATGGTTTACCGCACTCTCTGGCCGAACTGGTGCGCGCCCGCCTCCACCGCCAGCCCGACACGGCCCGACAGGTGGCCCAGACCGCTGCTGTGCTCGAGCCAGATTTTGATTTCGCTACCCTGCGCCGGGCTAGCGGGCGCGGCGAAGAAGAAACGCTCGATGCCCTCGACGCGCTCTTGCGCGCGGGCGTGATCACTGAGCATCAATCAAGATACACCTTCGCCCATCCGCTTGTGGCGGCGGTAGTACGCGAGGGGTTGAGCGGAGCGCGGCGCGTCTTCCTGTATCGCCGCGCGGCGCAGGCGTTGGAGATCACCTATACGGGCCGCCTGCCCTCGGTCGCCGGACGCCTCGCCGCCTGCTACGCTCAGGCTGATAACCCGCCGCGCGCCGCCCACTTTGCCGAGATGGCTGCCGCTCACGCGCTGACGTTGGCGGCCACGGCAGAGGCCGTTGACTTCTATCGCCGCGCATTGGCCTTTGAGCCGACGCCCGTACGTGAACTGGGGCTGGGCCGCGCGCTGTATCGTAAAGGCGATCTGGCCGAAGGGTGCACGGTGCTAGAGTCGGCCCAGCGCGCATTTGAATCTCGCGGCGATGCGCGCGGTGCGGCGCAGGCTTGCATCGCGCTTTGCGACGCCCTGTTACGCGCCGGTCATTTTGCCGAGGTGATCCAGTGGGGCGAGCGCGTGCTGGCATTTTTAGAAACGGAACCAATCATGGCCCACAACAACGCGGCCTATCATGCCGCCCTGCTCGGCGACCTGCCCGCCGCGCACCGGCACATCCAGTCCGGTCTGAAGCTGGCCGACGAGCGTGAGCTGGCCGTGACGCATCAATGGCTGTACAGCACGCGCGGTGAAATTGCATTGGCTGAGAAGCAGTGGGATGTTGCCGAAGACTGGTTTCGGCGCGGGCGGACTGAGGCTGA from Chloroflexota bacterium encodes:
- a CDS encoding DUF4872 domain-containing protein gives rise to the protein MPTLPNYKHFDGRHWETGTVQNYFAYSGVKAPHSGKPYSEAMLMGVSGGVLVGYFSFAYEGHDPHVAILTRNTFNPLDTLLVRLGVIQHLQQTPDAKKGLQNLLDALDSGSPAIVWADAFSLPYNGLESRQDWWAMFPILVYGFDDEADTVYIADRSSQPFIITPAELAAARGRVKKDKYRLLTLEPPDSGKLPVAVQQGIWDCLKRYTEAPVKSARKNFGLAAFQRWAAVLTNPKDKQSWAKIFPPGVKMYAGLMSAFDRFGLGTAGAQRDRDLYANFLDEAATVLERPALQESAKLFRVCAKGWGELGAALLSDTMTPFKETRELLTRRRKLFVEKGGKALAETRKVNTRLEAIRAEMEKAFPLTTGEAAALREQIAESVLKVGEQEKAAYESLQAAMADQQGRRRK
- a CDS encoding cyclase, yielding MSTLFVHHKVEDYAKWRPVFDEMGAARNTHGATGWRVLRDAANPNEIIILTEFPDADSARRYAQAPELREAMQRAGVSGRPEVLFLDEA
- a CDS encoding AAA family ATPase; the encoded protein is MTSAKAIALLAYLALTRVSHAREHLLALLWPESPGDAARKNLRNTLWSIRKVLGEDALLTTDDRLALSRSAWVDAHEFESIPQPLIPNPQPLISLYHGLLLDTLSLADAPDFEIWLTAERERFGQLYLRLLAAAIEQSRATGNWPEALELAHRALAHDNLQEPMHCALMEAHARLGQRPEALRQYDSLRAILERELGVEPLAETKALREAIARDDLPSTPQRQTKPRSAPIEPAHPPFVGRETEKVALDEELEAAASGRARLVLLTGELGIGKSRLWREWSLGLPLDCVVLEMRCLEATQTLPFAPLTELFSRGAYARRLFTPPSPVPALWLAEVARLLPDLRTALPDLPASAALPPDEERRRIFEAFTQCLLALKARPLVLFMDDLHWADRATLDWLGYLAHRLHSEALLLVATYRPEDAPPSLMQFAADRGREFIARRLPLARLTHDESETLITALVAEPTQGEAFVQRVLTQSAGNPYFLIELCRAATDGLPHSLAELVRARLHRQPDTARQVAQTAAVLEPDFDFATLRRASGRGEEETLDALDALLRAGVITEHQSRYTFAHPLVAAVVREGLSGARRVFLYRRAAQALEITYTGRLPSVAGRLAACYAQADNPPRAAHFAEMAAAHALTLAATAEAVDFYRRALAFEPTPVRELGLGRALYRKGDLAEGCTVLESAQRAFESRGDARGAAQACIALCDALLRAGHFAEVIQWGERVLAFLETEPIMAHNNAAYHAALLGDLPAAHRHIQSGLKLADERELAVTHQWLYSTRGEIALAEKQWDVAEDWFRRGRTEAERHANPEMVATYRANLGLAARGRGDLDRALTLLTEARASVPNSHQQTQIDLWLTELHLERGEPASADDVLTRAEARLASDERGRFRAWAERLREQFPKNVV